The following proteins come from a genomic window of Halomicroarcula saliterrae:
- a CDS encoding AbrB/MazE/SpoVT family DNA-binding domain-containing protein: protein MSHEVEDETTVNESYSVTVPASVRREAGVEAGDKLRWHVDESGGLSVKVVKQQYGAFSKLEPVDVGEPTDAAEDHDLLAGDY from the coding sequence ATGTCCCACGAGGTCGAAGACGAGACGACAGTGAACGAGAGCTACTCGGTCACGGTGCCGGCGTCGGTACGGCGAGAAGCCGGTGTCGAAGCTGGTGACAAACTCCGCTGGCACGTCGACGAGAGCGGGGGGCTCTCGGTCAAAGTCGTCAAGCAACAGTATGGCGCGTTCTCGAAGCTCGAACCGGTCGACGTCGGCGAACCGACCGACGCCGCCGAGGACCACGACCTCCTCGCCGGCGATTACTGA